The Humulus lupulus chromosome 4, drHumLupu1.1, whole genome shotgun sequence genome has a window encoding:
- the LOC133832553 gene encoding uncharacterized protein LOC133832553 → MSWILHSVSEEIKSRIMYLDTTAAMWSELNHRFNQGNVPRIFKMRESLINIHQGHDSISAYFTKLKAIWHEIVELRPRTPCTCVVAVDSLAFHNQDQVLQFITSLNESFQLILARIFLIDPFPSLPKVFSMVVQEERQRKHGPSYNTNPMAASNSALNSNQYPSSRTKKIRPTCSHCQKLGHLKDKCYFLHGFPLGYGNRKPTVETPRQNVWKKQL, encoded by the coding sequence ATGTCATGGATACTCCACTCTGTTTCTGAAGAAATCAAAAGCAGGATAATGTACCTTGACACAACTGCAGCAATGTGGAGTGAACTCAATCACAGATTCAACCAAGGGAATGTACCAAGAATATTCAAAATGAGAGAATCACTCATCAACATTCACCAAGGACATGATTCTATAAGTGCTTACTTCACAAAACTGAAAGCAATTTGGCATGAAATAGTTGAACTTCGTCCCCGCACCCCCTGTACATGTGTAGTTGCGGTTGATTCTCTTGCCTTTCATAATCAAGACCAAGTTTTACAATTTATAACGAGTCTAAATGAGTCTTTCCAACTTATTCTTGCCCGAATCTTTCTCATTGATCCCTTCCCATCCCTACCCAAAGTCTTCTCCATGGTTGTTCAAGAAGAGAGACAACGAAAACATGGTCCTTCCTACAATACTAATCCCATGGCTGCTTCCAATTCTGCACTTAATTCCAACCAATACCCAAGTTCAAGAACCAAAAAGATTCGACCCACTTGCTCCCACTGTCAAAAATTGGGCCATCTCAAGGACAAATGCTACTTCTTACATGGGTTCCCTCTAGGATATGGCAATCGGAAACCTACTGTTGAGACCCCTCGCCAAAATGTTTGGAAGAAACAACTTTAA
- the LOC133832554 gene encoding probable disease resistance RPP8-like protein 4: protein MSGSRFCKVCIGSYWKAYSFKAATTETLYFSDVQPMVPIPPITTTYLPDLQTLNGLFISDISTSDREDCLSKFTALRSLNLHGRLFPEWDLSSLTHLYKLHLVGSMQKMFDIQCFPKNLAELILTSSLLMEDPKKKLEKLRSLRVLKLKQAASVGREMTCSSGGFVQLQLLKLSFMNSVVTLRIEEGVLNKI, encoded by the exons ATGAGTGGCTCAAGGTTCTGCAAAGTGTGCATTGGCAGCTATTGGAAAGCTTATTCATTTAAG GCTGCAACAACTGAGACACTGTATTTCAGTGATGTCCAACCAATGGTACCGATACCACCCATCACTACTACATATCTCCCTGACCTCCAAACATTAAATGGTTTGTTCATCAGTGACATTAGTACAAGTGATAGAGAAGATTGCTTGAGCAAGTTTACCGCATTGAGATCATTGAATTTGCATGGTCGTCTTT TTCCAGAGTGGGACTTGTCAAGCCTCACTCATCTCTACAAGCTACACTTAGTAGGGTCTATGCAAAAGATGTTTGACATACAATGCTTCCCCAAAAACCTTGCTGAGTTGATCTTGACAAGCTCCTTGCTAATGGAAGATCCTAAGAAGAAGCTTGAGAAACTGAGAAGCTTGAGAGTTTTGAAACTGAAGCAGGCAGCATCTGTAGGCAGAGAAATGACTTGCTCAAGTGGAGGCTTCGTTCAGCTTCAGTTATTGAAGCTTTCATTCATGAACTCAGTAGTGACATTAAGAATAGAGGAAGGAGTGTTGAATAAAATTTAG
- the LOC133830822 gene encoding calcium sensing receptor, chloroplastic: protein MTMEMAIRASATTNNNTRPHLSTPKTFLKPQFRPSSVSLPASSTTITLLGLFTPLHDAKALTLPKDQITSSLTEFEKRIDQVQQVGSSVFDTTAHVLEVLINAAKPVIEVALPIAKQAGEQALKIASPFVSEVSKTAQEAIQSSGFDTQPVVTAAKTIAGAAQQTSSVIEGVKPIASSTFETISSSDPLTIVGSAGALFLTYLLFPPVWSVISFNFRGYKGQLTPAQTLDLISTKNYIMIDIRTEKEKDKAGIPRLPSNAKIQVIAIPLEELPSKLRGLVRNVKKLQAEIAALKISYLKRVNKGSSIVILDSYLDSAKIVARTLTSLGFKNCWTVADGFSGSRGWLQSRLGIDSYNFSFAEVISPSRVIPASVRRFGTTSSTTQSAQKLLPE, encoded by the exons ATGACAATGGAGATGGCCATCCGAGCTTCAGCCACCACCAACAACAACACAAGACCTCACTTGTCTACTCCTAAAACTTTTCTGAAGCCCCAGTTCAGACCCTCTTCTGTTTCTCTTCCTGCATCATCAACCACAATCACTCTCTTGGGCCTCTTCACACCTCTTCATGATGCCAAGGCTCTCACTCTCCCCAAGGACCAGATTACTTCTTCCTTAACTGAA TTTGAGAAGAGAATCGATCAAGTTCAGCAAGTGGGTTCCAGTGTTTTTGACACTACAGCACACGTTCTTGAAGTTCTGATAAATGCTGCGAAGCCTGTCATTGAAGTGGCATTACCAATTGCAAAGCAGGCTGGAGAACAGGCACTGAAAATAGCTTCTCCATTTGTGTCTGAGGTTTCAAAGACAGCCCAAGAGGCAATTCAAAGCTCCGGCTTCGACACACAGCCGGTTGTCACTGCCGCAAAG ACTATTGCTGGTGCAGCGCAGCAGACAAGCAGTGTAATTGAAGGGGTCAAGCCAATTGCTTCATCAACTTTTGAAACAATATCTTCATCAGACCCTCTTACAATTGTAGGATCTGCCGGTGCATTGTTCCTTACCTACCTTCTCTTTCCTCCAGTCTGGTCTGTCATTTCGTTTAACTTCCGAGGTTACAAAG GTCAACTTACTCCTGCTCAAACCCTTGATCTTATCTCGACAAAGAATTACATTATGATCGATATCCGAACAGAGAAGGAGAAGGACAAGGCTGGCATTCCTCGCCTACCATCTAATGCTAAAATCCAAGTGATTGCCATTCC TTTGGAGGAGCTACCTAGCAAGCTACGAGGCCTTGTCAGAAATGTAAAGAAACTACAGGCTGAAATTGCAGCTCTGAAGATTTCTTATCTGAAGAGAGTTAACAAAGGCTCCAGCATCGTCATCTTGGATTC GTATTTGGATTCAGCAAAGATAGTGGCAAGAACTTTAACTAGTCTTGGCTTCAAGAACTGCTGGACTGTGGCTGATGGCTTCTCCGGAAGCAGAGGGTGGCTGCAGAGTCGTTTAGGGATAGATTCCTACAACTTCTCATTTGCTGAGGTCATTTCACCATCTCGAGTCATTCCCGCATCAGTAAGACGTTTTGGTACAACCAGCTCCACAACTCAGTCTGCTCAAAAATTGCTTCCAGAATGA